The following proteins are encoded in a genomic region of Thermoplasmata archaeon:
- a CDS encoding pyridoxal phosphate-dependent aminotransferase — protein MRPCWDFLYPGRRFLLFKTPKSPPGIVSGWRAAGRPPSSQIPPQPININSIIQPGGSETAQPDEFEYAHTHDVAWMSQNTNHLPTYPEVKEAIRRSLEEEEYRKYPIATGLPGLREAILEDIGMPDYRALITAGGIEGIYILARALLGPGDEVITSDPSFFMIHKVIELTGAKCTNLPVYHKPWKYRVEDVQEAITSRTRMLLLIDPLNPTGAGYRKEEVRAFAELARDHALIVLDDVTYRDFATGHHETTEWAPERTFIAYSFSKSCGLAGMRIGALCGPKELMEKVVPYNTNDLSVNILAQRAALASLQTKKKWLPEVLKICRENQKIIKEAVESVPGCALPVYPSQANMFCADIGVTGVNPDELERELLFKHNVFIRSGNYVSRKFGGRFIRISFTVPTEHAKRFAEAFPKAMKTLRPR, from the coding sequence ATACGCCCCTGCTGGGATTTTCTATATCCAGGGAGGCGATTTCTCTTATTCAAAACTCCAAAAAGCCCGCCGGGAATTGTTTCAGGATGGAGGGCTGCCGGGCGGCCCCCATCATCACAAATTCCTCCACAGCCTATTAATATCAACAGCATTATTCAGCCCGGGGGGAGCGAGACGGCCCAGCCCGACGAGTTCGAGTACGCCCACACGCACGATGTCGCCTGGATGAGCCAGAACACGAACCACCTCCCGACCTATCCTGAGGTCAAGGAGGCGATTCGGAGGAGTCTGGAGGAGGAGGAGTACCGGAAGTATCCAATCGCCACCGGCCTCCCCGGCCTGCGGGAGGCGATTCTCGAGGACATCGGGATGCCCGACTACCGCGCCCTCATCACCGCCGGAGGCATCGAGGGAATATACATTCTGGCGCGAGCCCTCCTCGGCCCGGGAGACGAGGTCATCACCTCCGACCCTTCGTTTTTCATGATTCATAAGGTGATAGAGCTCACAGGAGCGAAATGCACCAATCTCCCCGTCTACCATAAACCTTGGAAGTACCGGGTGGAGGATGTTCAGGAGGCCATAACGTCCAGAACAAGAATGCTCCTGCTCATCGACCCCCTGAACCCGACCGGTGCGGGCTACAGGAAGGAAGAGGTCCGGGCTTTTGCGGAGCTCGCGCGCGACCACGCGCTCATCGTTCTGGACGACGTCACCTACCGCGACTTCGCCACCGGACACCACGAGACCACGGAGTGGGCTCCGGAGAGGACGTTCATCGCCTACTCCTTCTCGAAGAGCTGCGGCCTCGCCGGGATGCGGATTGGCGCTCTCTGCGGCCCGAAGGAGCTGATGGAGAAGGTGGTTCCCTACAACACAAACGACCTCTCTGTGAACATCCTCGCCCAGAGGGCGGCCCTCGCCTCCCTGCAGACGAAGAAGAAGTGGCTGCCGGAAGTTCTCAAAATCTGCAGGGAGAACCAGAAAATCATTAAGGAAGCGGTGGAGAGCGTACCTGGTTGCGCGCTCCCCGTCTATCCCTCACAGGCCAACATGTTCTGCGCGGATATAGGCGTCACGGGTGTCAACCCGGACGAGCTGGAGAGGGAGCTCCTCTTCAAGCACAATGTCTTCATCAGGTCGGGGAACTACGTCTCCAGAAAGTTCGGCGGAAGGTTCATCAGGATTTCCTTCACCGTGCCAACGGAACACGCAAAGAGGTTTGCCGAGGCTTTCCCGAAGGCGATGAAGACCCTCAGGCCCAGATGA
- the psmA gene encoding archaeal proteasome endopeptidase complex subunit alpha yields the protein MQAGQMAYDRAITVFSPDGRLFQVEYAREAVKRGTTTVGLKYKDGVVLIIDKRISSRLIEAKSIDKIFQIDSHIGCATSGLVADARVLVDRARIEAQIHKITYNEAIQVEVLVKRICDFKQNYTQYGGVRPFGTALLVAGVDDQGIHLFETDPSGALMAYKAGSIGAGRNTVMSVFEEKYEDNMTLDAAIALGIEALTKASEGEVKPETVEIGLIQVGENFRKMDPEDVKARISKAK from the coding sequence ATGCAGGCAGGGCAAATGGCGTACGACAGGGCCATCACCGTCTTCTCCCCGGACGGCAGGCTGTTTCAGGTGGAGTATGCCAGGGAGGCCGTCAAGAGGGGGACGACAACGGTTGGCCTTAAATATAAGGATGGAGTAGTGCTGATAATCGACAAGCGCATCTCGAGCAGGCTGATCGAGGCCAAGTCAATAGACAAGATATTCCAAATCGACAGCCACATAGGGTGTGCAACCTCGGGTCTTGTGGCGGACGCGAGGGTGCTCGTGGACAGGGCGAGAATCGAGGCCCAGATTCATAAAATCACCTACAATGAGGCAATTCAAGTCGAGGTCCTGGTGAAGAGAATCTGCGACTTCAAGCAGAACTACACCCAGTACGGAGGAGTGAGGCCCTTCGGAACTGCTCTGTTGGTGGCCGGCGTGGACGACCAGGGCATCCACCTCTTCGAGACCGACCCGAGCGGCGCCCTGATGGCCTACAAGGCGGGGAGCATCGGCGCAGGGAGGAACACGGTAATGAGCGTGTTCGAGGAGAAGTACGAGGATAATATGACACTCGACGCGGCCATCGCGCTCGGCATCGAGGCCCTGACGAAGGCGAGCGAGGGCGAGGTGAAGCCCGAGACGGTCGAGATCGGCCTGATACAGGTGGGTGAGAACTTCCGCAAGATGGACCCGGAGGACGTTAAGGCTAGAATTTCGAAGGCCAAGTAA
- a CDS encoding ribosome assembly factor SBDS, whose protein sequence is MVSLEKAVVARLERGGFRFEVLVDPDAAQKLRDGKEVDIIESLAIDEIFKDQAKGERAAEENIKKVFGTTDVAKVAEVIIKDGEIQLTTAQRKEMIEAKKKAIVAEIARNAINPQTKTPHPPRRIEMAMEEAKVKVDPFKPVEEQVRIVLEAIRPLLPIRLEKVTIAVRLKGEDYARCIGDIKSFGTLKKEEWQANGMWIGLVEMPAGLQTDFMEKMNERTRGSVEVRVVK, encoded by the coding sequence ATGGTCAGCCTTGAGAAGGCCGTGGTGGCCAGGCTGGAGAGGGGCGGGTTCCGCTTCGAAGTCCTGGTTGACCCAGACGCCGCCCAGAAGCTGAGGGACGGGAAGGAGGTAGATATAATCGAGAGCTTGGCAATCGACGAGATATTCAAGGACCAGGCGAAGGGCGAAAGAGCAGCCGAGGAGAACATAAAAAAGGTCTTTGGGACTACGGACGTTGCAAAAGTGGCAGAGGTAATAATAAAAGACGGTGAGATTCAGCTGACCACCGCCCAGAGGAAGGAGATGATTGAGGCCAAGAAGAAGGCGATCGTGGCCGAGATTGCGCGCAACGCAATCAACCCGCAGACGAAGACCCCCCACCCGCCGAGGAGAATAGAGATGGCGATGGAGGAGGCGAAGGTCAAGGTAGACCCCTTCAAGCCCGTCGAGGAACAGGTCAGAATCGTCCTCGAGGCCATCCGGCCCCTCCTGCCCATCCGTTTGGAGAAAGTGACCATCGCGGTCAGGCTCAAAGGTGAGGACTACGCCAGATGCATCGGCGACATAAAAAGCTTCGGCACCCTCAAGAAAGAGGAGTGGCAGGCCAACGGAATGTGGATAGGGCTCGTCGAGATGCCCGCGGGCCTCCAGACCGATTTCATGGAGAAAATGAACGAGAGGACCCGCGGCTCCGTCGAGGTCCGGGTGGTCAAGTAG
- the rrp4 gene encoding exosome complex RNA-binding protein Rrp4: MAGDGNGRMGRGGGVGERRTRREEMKTRTWGKEVMGRSGRGGEGTKESHITEVGMRPVEELWRGRGRRGRGEGGTQAPPAVQREIVLPGERLGAGRLRAGPGTYREGDAVFAATLGIKTMKQGEISVIPLAGKYLPKPGDIVVGKVVEMTPTAWVIDLNSPYVAPLPASETPWEVEYGETPKYLSIGDTVLLQVRSVDEMKKVSVTMKGPGLRRLTGGQTIDIEAPKVPRVIGKGGSMINLLKRLTRCRILVGQNGRIWLDGTVDDIDIAMAAIRRIECESHRLGLTDAVASLIGEMRRSLEEARRQAAPAGGLNEVGVGSPGEGGGGGCGGREESRGESRDGAGGGSNF, encoded by the coding sequence ATGGCTGGTGATGGGAATGGGCGGATGGGCAGGGGAGGCGGGGTGGGCGAGCGGAGGACGAGGCGGGAGGAAATGAAGACCAGGACGTGGGGGAAGGAGGTGATGGGTAGGAGCGGCAGGGGAGGGGAAGGAACGAAGGAGAGCCATATAACGGAGGTGGGAATGCGCCCGGTTGAGGAACTCTGGAGGGGCAGGGGGAGGCGAGGCAGAGGGGAGGGGGGTACGCAGGCCCCACCCGCAGTCCAGCGAGAGATAGTCCTGCCGGGCGAGAGGCTGGGGGCTGGCAGGCTCAGGGCGGGTCCGGGAACCTACAGAGAGGGCGACGCGGTGTTTGCCGCGACGCTAGGCATAAAAACGATGAAGCAGGGCGAGATTTCCGTGATACCCCTCGCAGGAAAGTACCTCCCGAAGCCGGGGGACATCGTCGTCGGCAAGGTTGTGGAGATGACGCCGACTGCATGGGTCATAGACCTAAACTCGCCTTACGTAGCCCCCCTTCCGGCGAGCGAGACTCCCTGGGAGGTGGAGTACGGCGAGACGCCAAAGTACCTCTCGATAGGCGACACCGTGCTCCTCCAGGTGAGGAGTGTGGACGAGATGAAGAAGGTCAGTGTCACGATGAAGGGCCCCGGCCTGCGCAGGCTGACCGGAGGCCAGACTATCGACATCGAGGCTCCGAAGGTCCCGAGGGTCATAGGCAAGGGTGGCTCGATGATCAACCTTCTAAAGAGGCTGACCCGCTGTAGAATTCTAGTAGGTCAGAACGGGAGAATCTGGCTTGACGGGACCGTGGATGATATCGACATCGCTATGGCTGCGATAAGAAGAATTGAGTGCGAATCACACAGGCTTGGCCTGACCGACGCCGTGGCCTCCCTCATCGGAGAGATGAGGAGGTCTCTAGAAGAGGCGAGAAGGCAGGCAGCGCCCGCGGGCGGTCTCAACGAGGTGGGGGTGGGGAGTCCGGGGGAAGGTGGAGGGGGCGGGTGCGGGGGAAGGGAGGAGAGCCGGGGGGAGAGTAGGGACGGGGCCGGAGGAGGAAGCAATTTCTAG
- the rrp42 gene encoding exosome complex protein Rrp42, translating into MEEDAIAELKREYINRLFAESRRIDGRAPDEIRPVSVETRVVKNADGSARVKWGETDVLVGVKMELGQPFPDAPDKGVLVTNAELIPMASPYFEPGPPRPESIELARVVDRGIREAQTIDLSSLCITPKEKVWVAFVDIHALDFSGNLFDAASLGALMALNTTTVPAKRFDLGEDFRLKVDHYPISCTSVKIDRGLLVDPCLDEERVARARLTVTTDENGDIRAMQKGIGGKLTLEEVKAMIQTSQRVGRELRQKFRLGV; encoded by the coding sequence GTGGAGGAGGACGCGATAGCTGAGCTGAAGCGAGAGTACATCAACAGGCTCTTCGCAGAGTCGAGGCGCATAGACGGCCGCGCCCCCGACGAGATTCGGCCGGTCAGCGTCGAGACCCGTGTTGTAAAGAACGCGGACGGCTCCGCGAGGGTGAAGTGGGGCGAGACCGACGTTCTTGTCGGGGTAAAGATGGAGCTCGGTCAGCCATTCCCAGACGCGCCGGATAAGGGGGTTCTCGTCACCAACGCCGAGCTGATACCAATGGCCTCACCTTATTTCGAGCCCGGGCCCCCAAGGCCCGAGTCGATAGAGCTCGCCAGGGTCGTGGACAGGGGCATCCGGGAGGCCCAGACAATCGACCTCTCGAGCCTCTGCATCACGCCCAAGGAGAAGGTCTGGGTGGCGTTCGTGGACATCCACGCCCTTGACTTCAGCGGCAATCTATTCGACGCAGCCTCGCTCGGGGCCCTGATGGCCCTCAACACAACGACCGTTCCGGCGAAGAGGTTCGATTTGGGAGAGGACTTCAGGCTGAAGGTGGACCACTACCCTATCTCATGCACGTCCGTAAAAATCGACAGGGGTTTGCTTGTCGACCCCTGCCTAGACGAGGAGCGCGTGGCTCGCGCGCGCCTGACCGTCACCACAGACGAGAACGGCGACATACGCGCAATGCAGAAGGGCATCGGAGGCAAGCTCACCCTCGAAGAGGTCAAGGCGATGATTCAGACCTCTCAGAGAGTCGGGAGGGAGCTCAGGCAGAAATTCAGACTGGGGGTGTGA
- a CDS encoding DNA-directed RNA polymerase subunit P, whose product MYKCWRCHERISLDLNTMGLQCEKCGCKMFYKERPNVKKVIKAR is encoded by the coding sequence ATGTATAAGTGCTGGAGGTGCCACGAGAGGATATCTCTCGACCTGAACACGATGGGGCTCCAGTGCGAGAAGTGCGGGTGCAAAATGTTCTACAAGGAGAGGCCCAACGTGAAGAAGGTCATAAAGGCGAGGTGA
- a CDS encoding KEOPS complex subunit Pcc1 yields the protein MRELLRAFFTFELGAERNEAVLKALGPELRHEIPRASARAWLEGASLRLEITAQDPAALRAAVNSYLRWVRVAAEAAGAGAREGGEAPLASPPERGAEALGGENSPRERESEQNGNGAMGSASDGRAKGGKQKETGK from the coding sequence GTGAGGGAGCTGCTGAGGGCCTTCTTCACCTTCGAGCTGGGGGCCGAGAGGAACGAGGCCGTCCTGAAGGCCCTTGGCCCGGAACTCAGGCACGAGATACCGCGCGCCTCTGCCCGGGCGTGGCTCGAGGGAGCAAGCCTCCGCCTCGAAATCACCGCTCAGGACCCGGCTGCGCTCCGCGCCGCGGTCAACTCCTATCTCCGGTGGGTCCGGGTTGCGGCGGAGGCGGCCGGAGCGGGCGCGCGCGAGGGCGGCGAGGCGCCATTAGCAAGCCCTCCGGAGCGGGGCGCGGAGGCCCTCGGAGGCGAAAACTCACCCAGGGAGCGAGAGAGTGAACAAAACGGGAATGGTGCAATGGGGAGCGCCAGCGATGGAAGAGCGAAAGGGGGAAAGCAGAAAGAAACAGGGAAGTGA
- a CDS encoding prefoldin subunit beta: MVEMSPKLQSQIAQYQQLQQQLQMVVAQKSQYSLQLEEVERALEELGKTKGETPVYRSVGALLIRVEKPEELKKELEEARDTLGIKVKSMERQETQLKERFNGLRTELTKALKGAG; this comes from the coding sequence ATGGTCGAGATGTCGCCGAAGCTTCAGAGCCAGATTGCGCAGTACCAGCAGCTCCAGCAGCAACTGCAGATGGTGGTGGCCCAAAAGTCCCAGTATTCTCTCCAGCTGGAGGAAGTGGAGAGGGCTCTGGAGGAGCTGGGAAAGACCAAGGGCGAGACCCCCGTCTACAGGAGCGTTGGGGCTCTGCTGATAAGGGTAGAGAAGCCCGAGGAGCTGAAGAAGGAGCTGGAGGAGGCCCGGGACACCTTGGGCATCAAAGTGAAGAGCATGGAGCGACAGGAGACACAGCTCAAGGAGAGGTTCAATGGCCTGCGCACGGAGCTAACGAAGGCGCTGAAGGGCGCAGGGTGA
- a CDS encoding DHH family phosphoesterase, which produces MIRLDALKGLVAELSRGRKLVLLHPGADPDAVGSAVALRHSFPDVDISAAGGLSRQGRRLLEAVGETGIDQPNYEFYDTLVVVDTNNIAALGVPESVWASRKKIVIDHHLHSASLRDVDIYYSDETKPSCAEVVWELIRAAEEGSASALGGGGAPEGERAAGRAGPVEPASAPPAARSGSGAVSSAPPAVHSMKPAVAGPETAPAGPAPFIGAPVPSGSQDRRTPLDRRVALALAAGILTDTAHFRFARAETLRVLLDILERSGLALEEALELVSEDIPDQSRRIAMLKGAQRLRYEQTGGWLIAFSHVSAFEGALSRALISLGADVAFAAAQEGCGFRVSGRASQAVVRSGFHIGRLMEEAGRETGGQGGGHAGAAGMSGVGDMEAALNILVEKTKEWLSRGEAGEGGGSG; this is translated from the coding sequence GTGATTCGGCTGGATGCCCTGAAAGGACTGGTCGCGGAACTCTCGCGTGGCCGGAAGCTGGTGCTGCTTCATCCGGGCGCGGACCCAGACGCAGTCGGGAGCGCCGTGGCGCTCAGGCATAGCTTTCCAGATGTGGACATCAGCGCGGCCGGGGGTCTGAGCCGTCAGGGCAGGCGGCTTCTGGAGGCGGTGGGCGAAACCGGAATCGATCAGCCGAACTATGAATTCTACGACACCCTTGTGGTGGTTGACACCAATAATATCGCCGCTCTCGGCGTTCCAGAGAGTGTGTGGGCCTCGAGAAAAAAAATCGTCATAGACCACCACCTCCACAGCGCATCGCTCCGAGACGTGGACATCTACTATTCTGACGAGACGAAGCCCTCCTGCGCTGAGGTGGTCTGGGAGCTCATCAGGGCGGCGGAGGAGGGGAGCGCCTCAGCCTTGGGAGGGGGCGGGGCCCCCGAGGGAGAGAGGGCTGCCGGGAGAGCCGGACCCGTTGAGCCGGCATCGGCCCCCCCGGCCGCACGAAGCGGCAGCGGTGCGGTCTCCTCGGCCCCACCGGCTGTGCACAGCATGAAGCCCGCAGTCGCGGGTCCGGAAACAGCCCCCGCCGGACCCGCTCCTTTCATTGGCGCCCCGGTCCCATCAGGTTCACAGGACCGAAGAACTCCACTGGACCGGAGAGTCGCGCTGGCACTGGCGGCAGGCATCCTGACCGATACGGCCCATTTTCGATTCGCTCGTGCGGAGACTCTAAGAGTTCTCCTCGACATACTGGAGCGTTCCGGCCTAGCGCTCGAGGAGGCGCTAGAGCTCGTTTCTGAAGATATCCCGGACCAGTCGCGCAGAATCGCCATGCTCAAGGGGGCCCAGAGGCTGCGCTACGAGCAGACTGGAGGCTGGCTCATTGCGTTCTCACACGTCAGCGCCTTCGAGGGAGCTCTCTCAAGGGCCCTTATCTCCCTCGGGGCGGACGTGGCTTTCGCCGCTGCCCAGGAAGGATGCGGGTTCAGGGTCAGTGGAAGGGCGAGCCAGGCGGTCGTGAGGTCGGGCTTCCACATCGGCAGGCTGATGGAGGAGGCGGGCAGAGAGACGGGGGGACAGGGTGGGGGGCACGCGGGCGCGGCTGGGATGTCCGGGGTGGGAGATATGGAGGCGGCGCTCAACATTCTGGTAGAGAAGACGAAGGAGTGGCTGAGCCGCGGGGAAGCGGGGGAAGGGGGAGGCTCCGGCTAA
- the priS gene encoding DNA primase catalytic subunit PriS, protein MTSPRDTIGQGEAPIRFLQSVFSAYYSSAEIHLPDRFGRREWGFMFFGRDTMLRHLGFRRGDELRAFLRKEAPAHVYYSAAYYQRPEAQQMRDKGWLGADLIFDLDADHIEGAERMSYEEMLSVVKREIRRLVEEFICGDFGFGGEHVHIVFSGSRGYHVHVTDPSVLELGSRERREIVDFITGVGLDLDRVFSWEVVGGRGRGRFVKPVKRWTMPSAGEPGWRGRMARATIRLLDELEMLGEERAVERMTLLTRGRRRGLGPEGATRIYRELFSPGRGGVRGADRIRREGIIDIFSKHELALWFLEIIKEAAGVKLEKKREERVTGVRAGGETDEPVTSDVKRLIRLPTSLHGKTGFLVAPLSIDRLESFDPLRDAVVLPGDPVRVRVVKELRVRLRGEEFHIVPGETELPLFTAIFATGRGAAVPAPGS, encoded by the coding sequence TTGACCTCTCCGAGGGATACCATAGGACAGGGTGAGGCGCCGATTCGCTTCCTCCAGAGCGTCTTCTCGGCTTACTACTCCTCGGCAGAAATCCATCTCCCGGACCGCTTCGGGCGGCGCGAGTGGGGTTTCATGTTCTTCGGCCGGGACACGATGCTCCGGCACTTGGGTTTCAGGAGGGGAGATGAACTCAGGGCGTTCCTGAGGAAGGAGGCGCCGGCGCATGTGTATTACTCAGCTGCCTATTATCAGCGCCCTGAGGCCCAGCAGATGAGGGACAAGGGCTGGCTCGGGGCGGATCTCATATTCGACCTCGACGCTGACCATATCGAGGGAGCCGAGAGAATGAGCTACGAAGAGATGCTCTCCGTCGTGAAAAGGGAGATTCGGCGGCTCGTGGAAGAGTTCATCTGCGGCGACTTCGGGTTCGGAGGAGAGCATGTTCACATCGTGTTCAGTGGGAGCAGGGGCTATCATGTCCATGTCACTGACCCTTCAGTCTTGGAGCTCGGGAGCAGGGAGAGGAGGGAGATCGTGGACTTCATCACCGGCGTCGGCCTCGACCTTGATCGCGTCTTCAGCTGGGAGGTGGTGGGGGGTAGGGGGAGGGGCCGGTTCGTGAAACCGGTGAAGAGGTGGACGATGCCCTCGGCCGGAGAGCCGGGATGGAGGGGTAGGATGGCCCGCGCCACCATCAGGCTACTCGACGAGCTCGAGATGCTCGGAGAGGAGAGGGCAGTGGAGAGAATGACGCTCCTCACCCGTGGACGGAGAAGGGGGTTGGGGCCGGAGGGGGCGACCCGCATTTACAGAGAGCTCTTCTCTCCGGGGCGCGGGGGAGTGAGGGGCGCGGACAGAATTCGACGGGAGGGGATAATCGACATTTTCTCGAAGCACGAGCTCGCTCTCTGGTTCCTTGAAATCATCAAGGAAGCCGCCGGGGTGAAGCTTGAGAAGAAGAGGGAGGAGAGGGTGACCGGGGTTAGGGCGGGCGGGGAGACCGACGAACCCGTGACCTCTGACGTGAAAAGGCTTATTCGCCTTCCCACCTCTCTCCATGGGAAAACTGGATTCCTCGTCGCTCCCCTCTCCATCGATAGGCTTGAATCTTTTGACCCCCTGAGGGACGCCGTAGTTCTCCCTGGGGACCCTGTAAGAGTCAGGGTCGTGAAGGAGCTTAGGGTCAGGCTGAGGGGCGAGGAATTTCATATTGTTCCCGGAGAGACGGAGCTGCCGTTATTCACCGCGATATTCGCAACTGGCCGGGGTGCGGCTGTCCCGGCGCCCGGCTCGTGA